The Oncorhynchus clarkii lewisi isolate Uvic-CL-2024 chromosome 29, UVic_Ocla_1.0, whole genome shotgun sequence genome contains a region encoding:
- the LOC139388410 gene encoding zinc finger CCHC domain-containing protein 9, producing MTRWARANNVHKHKPAEATPWSQLRTRGGGVGRGRPGPFGGSGGASSSHGPGGWGRGRGGGGDPLRRTQLGDAGIKKPCRKKKDYDNEDVNGFMEYLQSGGAGTSRGGGGAGMGGLREEVETALKKDRRREDRRIKRQDDKKSSMVCFNCRKPGHGLADCPEADRDEEMGREICYRCGSTEHEIQRCRAKIDPALGEYPYAKCFICSKTGHLSRSCPDNPKGLYAAGGCCRVCGSVEHFQKDCPEHQAASNQVTLGWLSNNMSADHEEVHVPVKKAPPKRAKVVFF from the exons ATGACGCGATGGGCCAGAGCCAACAACGTCCACAAACACAAACCTGCTGAGGCAACACCCTGGAGCCAGCTTAGAACCAgagggggaggagtagggaggggtCGTCCAGGCCCTTTTGGAGGTTCAGGAGGTGCTAGCTCTAGCCATGGTCCTGGGGGTTGGGGAAGAggtaggggaggagggggagacccTCTGAGGCGAACGCAGCTCGGCGATGCTGGGATTAAGAAGCCCTGTCGGAAGAAGAAAGACTACGACAATGAGGATGTGAACGGCTTCATGGAATACCTTCAGAGTGGCGGGGCTGGGACGtccaggggaggtggaggggcaggGATGGGGGGACTCAGGGAAGAGGTAGAGACAGCCCTgaagaaagacaggaggagagaggacaggaggattAAGAGACAGGATGACAAGAAGAGCAGCATG gTGTGTTTTAACTGTAGGAAGCCTGGCCACGGTTTGGCTGACTGTCCGGAGGCGGACCGAGATGAGGAGATGGGAAGGGAAATCTGCTACCGCTGTGGATCCACAGAACATGAGATCCAACGCTGCCGTGCTAAAATAGATCCTGCTctag gggAATACCCGTATGCCAAGTGTTTCATCTGTAGTAAGACTGGCCACCTGTCCAGGTCCTGCCCAGATAACCCCAAAGGACTGTACGCTGCAG GAGGTTGTTGCCGTGTGTGTGGTTCAGTAGAGCACTTCCAGAAGGATTGTCCTGAGCACCAGGCCGCGT CTAACCAAGTGACCTTGGGCTGGCTGTCCAATAACATGAGTGCCGACCATGAGGAAGTGCATGTGCCTGTGAAGAAAGCCCCGCCCAAACGGGCCAAGGTAGTGTTCTTCTGA
- the LOC139387799 gene encoding LOW QUALITY PROTEIN: acetyl-coenzyme A thioesterase (The sequence of the model RefSeq protein was modified relative to this genomic sequence to represent the inferred CDS: inserted 7 bases in 5 codons; deleted 8 bases in 6 codons; substituted 2 bases at 2 genomic stop codons), which yields MMTQSLQNGFSLENRYLQDLKGPLSVPPPAQGAQILGVRRGSGPVEPHKDQEIQRHRSGTVTGQGASLLGSGLGQIPAPIDVQMCQSIQPRHADHQGDLSTGQQLKWMDTIACLTCVCVCPLAERHAGTACXTLSMDDIQFEETDRVGQVITIKXNRTFTTSMEKGIRVSVQDVRERVEMLVCVADSTFVGKPAGPEKVVLRPVENLGSAEEQLLHSLASERRRLYNEQTFSTLLQDYRPLANGHCSSPGGCSRRDPQSAVSTAFTHVESVELVLPPHANHHGNTSGRQIMAWMENAATVAASHLCGRFPXLRSVDMFRFRGPSSVGNRLVFKAVVNNTFNNSIEVGVLVEACNCEEWTANKACHINSAFLIYQLSNTPGDVPAVPQVTYTNKDWERRYLSAIVRKIILMARKHTLSCKEEAPISVPWDKRNQMYLGFNNVAALTVLTGEKTGXASSINDRIGVFVHEEELLCVQVQMVMTSALHAFTLLADLTLRPLWGTLSVSHLCEEVEGADEEETVYQIKCPPINGGKSRDFVFLLSKRQPCDDKDPYVLGLRSVTMETSPPLTSPSGRXRGEQAVARVVVRQCVKTMCSRCVTTNQVMSGVLPHXNLAGWSKSREETASXTFPERDTTHTLNLSLIFEMILSGDS from the exons ATGATGACCCAGAGCCTCCAGAATGGCTTCAGTCTGGAGAACCGCTACCTCCAGGATCTGAAGgggcctctgtctgtccctccgcCTGCTCAGGGTGCACAGATCCTGGGTGTACGCCGGGGGTCAGGCCCTGTGGAGCCCCATAAGGACCAAGAGATTCAGAGGCATCGGTCTGGCACTGTAACCGGTCAGGGTGCTTCTCTTCTGGGCTCAGGTCTTGGGCAGATCCCTGCTCCTATAGATGTCCAGATGTGCCAGTCTATCCAGCCACGCCATGCAGATCACCAAGGAGACCTGAGTACTGGGCAGCAACTCAAATGGATGGACACCATCGCATgcctcacgtgtgtgtgtgtttgtcccttaGCTGAACGTCATGCTGGGACGGCGTG GACACTCTCCATGGACGACATCCAGTTTGAGGAGACTGACAG GGTTGGTCAGGTGATCACCATCA GTAATAGAACATTCACCACAAGCATGGAG aagggAATCCGTGTGTCGGTGCAGGATGTGAGGGAACGTGTGGAGATGTTGGTATGTGTGGCTGACTCCACCTTTGTTGGAAAGCCAGCGGGACCAGAAAAGGTGGTGTTGCGACCGGTGGAAAACCTGGGTTCTGCAGAGGAGCAGCTGCTTCATTCTCTGGCCTCAGAGAGACGAAGACTCTACAACGAACAGACGTTCAGTACCCTGCTACAAGACTACCGCCCACTAGCCAacggtca CTGTTCCTCTCCAGGTGGGTGTAGCAGGAGAGACCCACAGTCTGCCGTGTCCACAGCGTTCACGCATGTGGAGAGCGTCGAGCTGGTCCTGCCTCCACACGCTAATCACCACGGCAACACCTCCGGACGACAAATCATGGCTTGGATGGAGAACGCAGCCACAGTGGCAGCCAG tcatttgTGTGGCCGCTTCCC TCTGAGGTCTGTAGACATGTTCCGCTTCAGAGGGCCCTCCTCTGTAGGCAACAGACTGGTCTTTAAGGCTGTGGTCAACAACACATTTAACAACAG TATTGAGGTAGGTGTCCTG GTGGAGGCCTGTAACTGTGAGGAGTGGACCGCGAACAAAGCGTGTCACATCAACAGCGCCTTCCTCATCTACCAGCTGTCTAACACACCTGGAGACGTACCTGCC GTCCCTCAAGTCACATACACCAACAAGGACTGGGAGAGGAGATACCTGTCTGCCATCGTAAGGAAGATAATT TTGATGGCTAGAAAGCACACCCTGTCCTGTAAGGAGGAGGCTCCTATCTCTGTCCCCTGGGATAAAAGGAACCAG ATGTATCTGGGTTTTAACAATGTAGCAGCTCTGACTGTACTGACTGGGGAA AAGACTGGGTAAGCCAGCAGCATCAATGACAGg ATCGGTGTGTTTGTCCATGAGGAGGAGCTGCTTTGTGTC CAAGTTCAGATGGTCATGACCTCTGCCCTCCATGCCTTCACCCTATTGGCTGACCTCACACTGCGACCTCTTTGGGGGACACTATCTGTAAGTCACCT CTGTGAGGAGGTAGAGGGGGCCGATGAGGAGGAGACGGTGTACCAGATTAAATGC CCCCCTATCAACGGAGGCAAGAGCCGAGACTTCGTGTTCCTGTTGTCAAAGAGACAGCCCTGCGACGACAA GGACCCCTATGTGCTAGGCCTGAGGTCTGTAACCATGGAAACATCTCCCCccctgacctcgccttctggacgatagcggggtgaacaggcagtggctcgggtggttgtt AGACAATGTGTTAAAACCATGTGTTCCAGGTGTGTTACCACAAACCAGGTGATGTCAGGCGTGTTGCCGC GTAACCTGGCAGGCTGGTCTAAGTCTAGGGAGGAGACGGCTA ACACCTTCCCggagagagacaccacacacacactaaacctgAGTCTGATTTTTGAAATGATACTATCGGGAGACTCATGA
- the LOC139388547 gene encoding ubiquitin-like-conjugating enzyme ATG10 has translation MSSCFLDEETFCQCCQLLLQHSHSLCDGWSWEQVKGSEGYLRKTALGTGRTRCNLDQQGNSSDQHQERTFSLSFHNDEDDEDDGAVCCIQEESSSSSVVQYEYHILYSCSYQTPVLYFRASTLEGRSLCLEEVWDSVHPNYRQRLQHRPWDTITQQEHPLLGQSFFVLHPCRTEEFMMPVLKAALEEHRQVNYIVTWLSVVGPVVGLDVPLSYCTQVPEPPHTPSSSPQPPSSSPQPPSSSPQPPSSSPQPPSSSPQPPALGTKPG, from the exons ATGAGTAGCTGTTTTCTGGATGAGGAGACGTTCTGTCAGTGCTGTCAGCTTCTCCTCCAACACTCCCACTCCCTCTGTGACGGCTGGAGCTGGGAACAAGTGAAG GGTTCTGAGGGCTACCTGAGGAAGACTGCCCTGGGGACCGGCAGAACCAGATGTAACCTGGACCAGCAAGGAAACAGTTCAGACCAGCACCAGGAGAggaccttctccctctctttccataatgatgaagatgatgaagatgatggcgCAGTGTGTTGTATACAGGAGGAGAGCAGTAGTAGCAGTGTCGTTCAGTATGAATACCATATCCTCTACTCCTGCAGCTACCAAACTCCTGTCCTCTACTTCAGAGCCTCAACCCTGG agggTAGGAGTCTCTGTCTCGAGGAGGTATGGGACAGTGTTCATCCTAACTACAGACAGAGACTACAGCACAGACCCTGGGACACCATCACACAACAG GAACACCCGTTGCTAGGCCAGTCGTTCTTTGTGCTCCACCCCTGCAGGACAGAAGAGTTCATGATGCCTGTTCTAAAAGCTGCCCTGGAAGAACACCG ACAGGTGAACTACATTGTGACCTGGCTCAGTGTGGTGGGTCCTGTTGTGGGACTGGACGTTCCTCTGAGCTACTGTACACAGGTACCTGAACCCCCGCACACCCCCTCCAGCTCTCCACAGCCCCCCTCCAGCTCTCCACAGCCCCCCTCCAGCTCTCCACAGCCCCCCTCCAGCTCTCCACAGCCCCCCTCCAGCTCTCCACAGCCCCCAGCCCTAGGGACAAAGCCAGGCTGA